One window of the Zea mays cultivar B73 chromosome 3, Zm-B73-REFERENCE-NAM-5.0, whole genome shotgun sequence genome contains the following:
- the LOC100282526 gene encoding uncharacterized protein LOC100282526, whose amino-acid sequence MQNPSGHHPATAAPTSAPSKGKSSAPNPSGNHAATPAPSGTPSKGKSAAAQAAALGHGSSSHHHSAGGGGGGADASATTLKRKRGVFQKDLQHMMYGFGDDPNPLPETVALVEDIVVEYVTDLVHKAQNVASKRGKLLTEDFLYLIRKDLRKLHRATELLSMNEELKQARKAFDVDEETLATTNI is encoded by the exons ATGCAGAACCCTAGCGGCCACCACCCCGCGACGGCCGCCCCGACGTCGGCGCCGTCCAAGGGCAAGTCGTCGGCGCCGAACCCTAGCGGCAACCACGCTGCGACGCCGGCGCCATCGGGGACGCCTTCCAAGGGCAAGTCGGCGGCAGCGCAGGCCGCGGCTTTGGGCCACGGTTCCTCCTCCCACCACCACTCtgccggcggtggcggtggtggcgcTGACGCGTCCGCCACCACCCTCAAGCGCAAGCGCGGCGTCTTCCAGAAAGACC TGCAACACATGATGTATGGCTTTGGGGATGATCCAAAT CCACTTCCAGAAACCGTTGCACTTGTGGAAGACATTGTTGTGGAATATGTCACTGACCTG GTGCACAAGGCGCAGAACGTTGCCTCAAAGAGGGGGAAGCTCCTGACAGAGGATTTTCTTTATCTTATACGCAAG GATTTACGGAAACTGCACCGTGCTACTGAACTACTGTCCATGAATGAAGAGCTCAAGCAAGCAAGGAAAGCTTTTGACGTGGATGAAGAGACGCTGGCTACGACTAACATATGA